Proteins from one Parasteatoda tepidariorum isolate YZ-2023 chromosome 4, CAS_Ptep_4.0, whole genome shotgun sequence genomic window:
- the LOC139425354 gene encoding zinc finger protein 83-like has protein sequence MDTKKCKLKNNVFHTEKTHSCTVCNKIFREKGNLIKHSLVHTGEKPYSCNICDKTFSQKTHLSEHYFIHSREKPYSCHVCNKPFSRKGVLNRHYIIHTGKKPYSCSVCDKTFSQKAHLREHYLVHSISREKKEKSYLCSVCDKTFSRKGNLNKHYIVHTGEKPYSCSVCDKTFSLKGSLDKHCIVHTGEKPYSCNVCGKTFSFKSGLNSHSLVHSGEKRYSCSVCDKTFKWKISLNEHFLIHIGEKPYSCSLCNKSFTSKYSFNKHFSLHSGERHQKVNKSYTHKYSLNEVRLEINGGPSV, from the coding sequence atggatacaaaaaagtgtaaattaaagaacaatGTTTTTCATACTGAGAAGACTCATTCATGCACtgtatgcaataaaatatttagagaaaaaggaaatttaattaaacactcTCTTGTCCATACTGGAGAAAAACCTTATTCATGCAATATATGTGATAAAACATTCTCACAGAAAACTCATTTATCagaacattattttattcattctagGGAAAAGCCATATTCATGTCATGTGTGTAATAAACCTTTCTCTCGTAAAGGAGTTTTAAATAGACATTATATTATTCATACTGGAAAGAAGCCTTATTCATGCAGTGTATGTGATAAAACATTCTCACAGAAAGCTCATTTAAGAGAACATTATCTTGTTCATTCGATTTctagggaaaaaaaggaaaagtcgTATTTATGTAGTGTGTGTGATAAAACATTCTCTCGTAAaggcaatttaaataaacattacattGTTCATACTGGAGAGAAACCTTATTCATGCAGTGTGTGTGATAAAACATTCTCTCTTAAAGGTAGTTTAGATAAACATTGTATTGTTCATACTGGAGAAAAGCCATATTCGTGCAATGTGTGTGGTAAAACATTCTCATTTAAATCTGGGTTAAATAGTCATTCTCTTGTTCATAGTGGAGAAAAACGTTATTCATGCAGTGTAtgtgataaaacatttaaatggaaaatcagtttaaatgAACACTTTCTTATTCATATTGGAGAAAAACCTTATTCATGCAGTTTGTGCAATAAATCTTTCACcagtaaatattcttttaataaacattttagtcTACATTCTGGAGAGAGGCatcaaaaagtgaataaatcTTACACACATAAATACAGTTTAAATGAAGTAAGACTTGAAATTAATGGTGGTCCGTCGGTctga